The DNA segment ATAATCACGGCTATTCCGGAAGTAAAACCAATTGTTACAGGTCTAGGAATAAATTTTATCAAAGATCCAAATTTAAAAATACCCATTAATAATAAAATGATACCAGCTAAAAACCCTGCAATTAAAAGATTTTCATATCCATACACCATGACAATTCCAAATAATATGGGAACAAATGCGCCAGTAGGTCCGCCTATTTGATATTTAGATCCACCAAATATTGCAATTAGTACCCCACCGATGATGCTCGTGTATATTCCATACTCTGGTTTTACGCCAGAAGCAATTGCAAATGCCATTCCGAGCGGGATAGTAATAACGGCAACGATAAGACCTGCCAATAAATCTTTTTGAAAACCTTGTAGTGAATATCCACTATATCTCCCACTAAAGTTAAATTTTCTCTTCATACGGCAACCTTCTTTTTTTATATTTGTATATCTGATTATTTGAATATACTACTATTAAAATTTAACATGATTTTAGTTTTTTGTCAAAGAAATTTATATAGATAAAAATTTTCTGAATACCAAAAGACCTTACCATAAAAACGGTAAGGTCTCTTAATCACTTATAGGGAAGAAAATTGCTTTCAAATAGACAACTATGCTTCTAATTAAAATTTTTCATTATTCACAATATGATTGATTCTCTTCTTGACACACACTTAAAGTGCTTTATCGTCAACCGAATTCAACCATTGTTCAATTGGTGCAATTACAGATTCAACACAGCCATCTTCAAATGGTGAAATCAAGTTTGCTTCTTGGACAAGAGCAGTAAATGACAAACTTCCACCAAGCTTACACAAGTGGACGTAATCTGCCCAAGCTTGTTCACGATTCTCAAGCGTACGTTTAAAGAACTGGAACGCACATATTTGAGCTAATGTATAATCGATGTAGTAAAAAGGACTTTGATAAATATGACCTTGTCTTTGCCAAAATCCACCTCTGTTTAAATAGTCATTACCATCATAGTCACGGTGAGGTAAATATTTTTCTTCTATCTCTTTCCATGCCAATTTACGAGCAGCAGGAGAGACTTGTGGATTTTCATATATATAGTGTTGGAATTCATCCACTGCTACACCATAAGGTAAAAATTCCAGCGAGCTGCTCAAATGGGAGAATTTATATTTATCTGTATCTTCCTTGAAAAAGTTCTCCATCCATGGCCATGTTAAAAATTCCATACTCATTGAATGAATTTCACATGCTTCAAATGTTGGCCAGATATATTCTGGTATTTCAAAATGACGACTCGAGTAGACTTGGAATGCATGTCCAGCTTCGTGCGTCAATACATCAATATCTCCTGAAGTGCCATTAAAGTTTGAGAAAATAAAAGGTGCTTTGTATTCCTCGATATATGTGCAGTATCCGCCACTTGCCTTACCTTTTTTCGCGACCAAATCCATTAAATTATTGTCAATCATGAAATCAAAGAATTCACTAGTTTCTCGTGACAATTCATTATACATCTTTTTACCACCTTCAATTATCCACTCGGGTGAACCTTTAGGTGTTGCATTTCCCGTCTTATAATTAAAGGATTCGTCATAGTATTTATAGTCGTCAAGACCAATTCGTTGTTGTTGACGTTGCTTTAATTTAGAAGCCAACGGAACAATGAATTTCTTTACTTGATCACGGAAATTTTTTACCATTTCTGAATCATAATCGGTACGAATCATTCTATAATAGCCAAGTTCTACAAAGTTTTTGTAGCCCAATGTTTGAGCTATTTCTGTACGGACTTTGACTAGGTCATCATAAATACGATCGAGTTGTTCCTCATTTTTGGTAAAGAAGTTGAAGTACGCTTCTTTTGCTTCTTTTCGCATTTTACGGTCTTTGGATTCAGTAAAGGGCTGCAATTGAGCGAGTGTAAGATCTTCATTTTCAAACTGAATGATTGCAGATGCAATCAATTGTTGATATTCAGATGTCAATTTATTTTCTTTTTGCATTAAAGGTATAACTTCTGTAGAAAAAGATTTAATCTGTGCATTTGCGATTGCAAATAATTGCGTCCCCCACTTTTCTTCTAATTCTTGTCGGAAAGCAGAATTCACTAAGGCTAAATAATATTTTGTGATTAAATCGTCTACCTTTGGACTAAGATCATCTAAATAGTCTTGTTCATCTTTATAAAACTCATCATTCGTATTAATTGAATTTCGAACATAGACGAGGTTCATCATCGTATCAACATTATTCCTGATATTATTAATCTGCTTCATTTCTATACTTTGAACTTCTACACTTTTTGCATCTTTAAATTTAGTTATTGCTTGATCAAAATTACGCTCTATCTCTTCAAATATCGGTCGAGTATACGTAAACTGTTCAATTTTTTTATCCATTTTTCCCAACCCCTACTTATCATAAATAGTAATTCATTGAAAATATGTTATTCGATATTACTTCATACTAATATGTAGTTTACTATTAATTCAAATAGTAATTCAAGAGAATATTATATAGTTGGAATTTTAAAATTCTCTTATTCTGACCAATTGTTTTGTTGTTCTTCTTCTGCAATCATCTGCAAGTCATCTGCTGATATTGAAATGATGTGATAATCATGCCGTTCTGCATATTTTAATGCCAGTTCTTTCATAAACTTGGGTGAACCTTCATTCTCTTCATCATAAATAATTAATAAACCATCTGAATTTCGTATGATGAATTTATTTTTTTCTATAAATTGAGAAGCCCCTTCATAAGGCTTTTTGGTTACACTTGTTTGAAAATCTGCCTTGGCACAAATCATTTGATACTTCTCTTTTTTGGTGTCGTTCCAGTTCTTTTCTTGTTCTAAAAACGGAGTGATGATGGCATATTTAAGTTCGGGATACGTTTCTTTTAATTCAATAACCAATTCTGCTGCCCAAGTCTCGACCCCTAACTGCCCACTTAAAATAACCCATTCGAGCCCATCTTCAATCAGTTGAATGAGATGATTTTCTAATGCTTTTTTTATATAACCTACACCAGGGTGTTTGTCATCAAATACGCCAATTTCATGTTGTTTGTAACCTGTGATAACTAATCTTTTTATCATACGACTTCACCTTGCCTTTCAAGTTGACTTAAATATCGTCATCGTGTAAAAACACAATGATAATATGTCAATTATGAGTTCTTATTTTTTAACTTTACTACAAGGATAGAATTTTTACTCCTCATAGGTTTTTAGACAAAAAAAGGCTCATCACCTGTTACAGTGATAAGCCTTTCCTATTTCCTTAATTCCTTATTTTAAGTCTTCAACCGAAGTTATATCCATATAAGTTGGAACAACTAAACCAATTTTAACTCCAGTCATGTTAACACCAAGTTCTTCGAAGTCGCCTTCAAATTTATCAGCATATGTTTTATGAGTAAGTGGCATCCATGCAGCAAGGGATGCATCCGCACTTCCATCAGCAACGGCTGTCCATAGAGGACCTGCTTCAACTTGTACTAAATTTACATCATAACCCATGTCTTCTAAAACAATCTTCATAACGTTATGGCTTGCGATTTCACTATCCCATGCAACATATGCAAGTTTGATCTCATCGCCGTCCACTTTCTCAACGTCTTTTGTCCATTCAGCTACTTTATCTTCATTTGATTCAACCCAGTTTTGAGAAGCTACATCTTCTTTTTCACCGTCTTGGATAGCGATCATCACTTCACCCATATCATCTTGAGTCCAGTTAAACTGTGAAAGAATTTGATGAGCTTCTGGTAAATCCTCTTGTAAACCTAATCTACCTATCGTACGGATCTCTTCTTCACCGCCAAAAACTTCTTTTGGATCTTCAAGGTACTTCAAGTCGAACTTAGCGAATTTCCAGTGTGGAGTCCAACCTGTAACGATAATTGGTTCTTCGTTTTCATAAGCTTTTTGTAAAGAAGCTGTCATTGCGGCACTTGAACCTGCAATAACACTCCAATCTTCCAATTCATATTCTTCAATTGCCTTTTCCGTAGCTGCCATAAGTCCAGCACCTGGATCAATTCCAGTGATTTTATAGTCAACAGATTCACCTACTGAATTTGCTTCTGGAGTTGAAGTCGTGTCGTCTTGTGTATCCTCTTCGTTCCCACATGCAGCAAGCCCTAGTGATAGTAGAGCAATTGCTCCCAATCCTGTAATTTTTTTAAATAATAATGTCATAATGTTGTTCCTCCTTTTTTGTTTTTCCCAGCGTGTTGCGTTATACGATCTAACATAATAGCAATGATTACAACTGATAGACCAGCTTCAAATCCTACACCGGTTTTCAATTGCGTGACGGCTCTATAAACATCTGCACCGAGCCCAGGTGCACCTACCATTGAAGCAATTACAACCATAGACAGCGAAAGCATGATACTTTGGTTAACTCCAGCCATAATTGTTGGTTTTGCCAGTGGGATTTGTACTTTACTTAATCGTTGCCATGTAGTTGAACCAAAAGCCTGAGTGGCTTCAATTAATTCTTCTGGCACTTGTTGAATACCTAACATCGTTAAACGAATTGTCGGTGGCATGGCGAATATCACGGATGCCACAACCCCTGGTACTACACCGATATTGAAAAAGAAAATAGCCGGTAACAAGTATACGAATGCTGGCATTGTCTGCATCAAGTCTAGGACTGGAACAATCGATTTCCGAACATTTGCTTTCTGAGAGCCCCAGATTCCAATTGGAATTCCAATTGAAATTGCGAAAAAGACAGAAGTTAATACAAGAGCTAACATTTGTAGCATTGAATACCAATAACCTAAATAATCAATGAACAATAAGCCAAATAATGAAAATAAGGCAATTTTCCTAGTAGAAATAAACCATGCAAGTAAGCTAAATAGAACAGCAAGTAGTATAGATGGAACCATATCAAGAACGTCTACTGAGCCTTCAACAATTCCTTCTAATAGATCAGCAATTCCATCAAATACTGTGCCAAACGTAGTAACTAGCCAATTTACAGCAAAGTCAATCCACTCAGCAAATGGAATACGAGGTAAAAGTTCATCCATTCTTATTCACCTCCGTTTCCGTTAGTCCCGCAGAATTCACTGTTCCATCACTATTAATAAACTTATTGTCTCCAGATAAAGCACCAATCAGTGGACCACGAATAAGAATTCCTTGTAGTTTTTTATCATCAGAAATCACTGCAACGGGAATGGATGCTGTTGACACAACATCAAACAACTCCGTTAACACGGTATCTGATGAAACCATTGGAAGATCAGTAATAATGATTTCTTCAAGCGACTTTTCTGTATTAGAAGCAGCCAATGCATCTACAGCTGTCACAGCTCCTAGTAGTCGGTTACTATTGTTCACGACGTAAATGGACGATATACCCAATTGTTTCATAAGACGAAGTGCAACACGATGTCCTCGGTCCACTTTAACTGTATCTGCCTTCACCATGACGTGACCCGCTGTTAATACTTTTGATAAATCAACATCTTCTACGAATCGTTCAACATAATCATTAGAAGGACTCATCAAAATCTCTTCTGGAGTTCCAATTTGCACAATTTCCCCATCTTTCATTAATGCAATACGATCTCCGATTCGGAGTGCCTCATCAAGGTCATGGGTAATGAAAATAATTGTTTTCCCCATATCATGATGAAGTTGTAAAAGTTCGTTTTGCATGTCTTTACGAATGAGTGGATCCAAAGCACTGAATGCTTCATCCATGAGCAAAATATCTGGGTCATTTGCAAGAGCCCTTGCTAGACCTACACGTTGTTTCATCCCACCACTTAATTGGTGAGGATACTGATCTTCATAACCAGCAAGACCAACGAGCTTTAATGATTCTTTCGCCTTTGACTGTCTCTCTATTTTCGCAACGCCTTGAATTTCTAAACCATACTCTGCATTTTCAGCAATTGTTTTATGCGGAAGAAGAGCGAAATTTTGAAACACCATACTGATTTTATTACGTCTCACTTCACGAAGTTGCTCTTTATTCATCTGAACAATGTCATCTCCATCAAGAAGAATATGCCCCATTGTCGGATCAATTAATCTGTTTAATAACCGAACGAGTGTGGATTTTCCACTTCCAGACAATCCCATAATGACAAAAATTTCACCTTCGTAAACATCAAAGGTTGCATTGTTCACTCCAACCGTTGCACCAGTTTCTTTCAAGATTTCATTTTTCGACTTACCTTCTTTAAGCTGCTGAGCCG comes from the Paenisporosarcina antarctica genome and includes:
- a CDS encoding ABC transporter permease, with the protein product MDELLPRIPFAEWIDFAVNWLVTTFGTVFDGIADLLEGIVEGSVDVLDMVPSILLAVLFSLLAWFISTRKIALFSLFGLLFIDYLGYWYSMLQMLALVLTSVFFAISIGIPIGIWGSQKANVRKSIVPVLDLMQTMPAFVYLLPAIFFFNIGVVPGVVASVIFAMPPTIRLTMLGIQQVPEELIEATQAFGSTTWQRLSKVQIPLAKPTIMAGVNQSIMLSLSMVVIASMVGAPGLGADVYRAVTQLKTGVGFEAGLSVVIIAIMLDRITQHAGKNKKGGTTL
- a CDS encoding quaternary amine ABC transporter ATP-binding protein, with product MSENIVKNKIEVRGATKIFGKNSKRAAQQLKEGKSKNEILKETGATVGVNNATFDVYEGEIFVIMGLSGSGKSTLVRLLNRLIDPTMGHILLDGDDIVQMNKEQLREVRRNKISMVFQNFALLPHKTIAENAEYGLEIQGVAKIERQSKAKESLKLVGLAGYEDQYPHQLSGGMKQRVGLARALANDPDILLMDEAFSALDPLIRKDMQNELLQLHHDMGKTIIFITHDLDEALRIGDRIALMKDGEIVQIGTPEEILMSPSNDYVERFVEDVDLSKVLTAGHVMVKADTVKVDRGHRVALRLMKQLGISSIYVVNNSNRLLGAVTAVDALAASNTEKSLEEIIITDLPMVSSDTVLTELFDVVSTASIPVAVISDDKKLQGILIRGPLIGALSGDNKFINSDGTVNSAGLTETEVNKNG
- a CDS encoding glycine betaine ABC transporter substrate-binding protein, translated to MTLLFKKITGLGAIALLSLGLAACGNEEDTQDDTTSTPEANSVGESVDYKITGIDPGAGLMAATEKAIEEYELEDWSVIAGSSAAMTASLQKAYENEEPIIVTGWTPHWKFAKFDLKYLEDPKEVFGGEEEIRTIGRLGLQEDLPEAHQILSQFNWTQDDMGEVMIAIQDGEKEDVASQNWVESNEDKVAEWTKDVEKVDGDEIKLAYVAWDSEIASHNVMKIVLEDMGYDVNLVQVEAGPLWTAVADGSADASLAAWMPLTHKTYADKFEGDFEELGVNMTGVKIGLVVPTYMDITSVEDLK
- a CDS encoding SLOG family protein, which encodes MIKRLVITGYKQHEIGVFDDKHPGVGYIKKALENHLIQLIEDGLEWVILSGQLGVETWAAELVIELKETYPELKYAIITPFLEQEKNWNDTKKEKYQMICAKADFQTSVTKKPYEGASQFIEKNKFIIRNSDGLLIIYDEENEGSPKFMKELALKYAERHDYHIISISADDLQMIAEEEQQNNWSE
- a CDS encoding M3 family oligoendopeptidase gives rise to the protein MDKKIEQFTYTRPIFEEIERNFDQAITKFKDAKSVEVQSIEMKQINNIRNNVDTMMNLVYVRNSINTNDEFYKDEQDYLDDLSPKVDDLITKYYLALVNSAFRQELEEKWGTQLFAIANAQIKSFSTEVIPLMQKENKLTSEYQQLIASAIIQFENEDLTLAQLQPFTESKDRKMRKEAKEAYFNFFTKNEEQLDRIYDDLVKVRTEIAQTLGYKNFVELGYYRMIRTDYDSEMVKNFRDQVKKFIVPLASKLKQRQQQRIGLDDYKYYDESFNYKTGNATPKGSPEWIIEGGKKMYNELSRETSEFFDFMIDNNLMDLVAKKGKASGGYCTYIEEYKAPFIFSNFNGTSGDIDVLTHEAGHAFQVYSSRHFEIPEYIWPTFEACEIHSMSMEFLTWPWMENFFKEDTDKYKFSHLSSSLEFLPYGVAVDEFQHYIYENPQVSPAARKLAWKEIEEKYLPHRDYDGNDYLNRGGFWQRQGHIYQSPFYYIDYTLAQICAFQFFKRTLENREQAWADYVHLCKLGGSLSFTALVQEANLISPFEDGCVESVIAPIEQWLNSVDDKAL